One region of Opitutaceae bacterium genomic DNA includes:
- the rpiB gene encoding ribose 5-phosphate isomerase B, whose protein sequence is MKPFTIAIGSDHAGFRYKESIKAMLLTAGHTVRDLGTYSDASCDYPDFIRPVAEAVARGDVERGIVLGGSGNGEAIVANRVRGVRCGLCWNEQVAIWSRSHNDANCLSLGERTISEEMAHKIVNIWLTTEFEGGRHLARIRKIDTIP, encoded by the coding sequence GCGGGTTTCCGCTACAAGGAGTCCATCAAGGCCATGCTTCTCACGGCCGGCCACACCGTGCGTGACCTCGGCACCTACTCCGACGCAAGTTGTGACTACCCCGACTTCATTCGACCCGTGGCGGAAGCCGTTGCCCGGGGTGATGTCGAACGTGGCATCGTCCTCGGCGGTTCCGGAAATGGCGAAGCCATCGTGGCCAATCGCGTCCGGGGCGTTCGCTGCGGCCTCTGCTGGAATGAACAGGTCGCCATCTGGAGCCGCTCCCATAACGATGCAAACTGCCTATCCCTCGGCGAGCGCACCATTTCCGAGGAAATGGCTCATAAGATTGTAAATATTTGGCTGACAACGGAATTTGAGGGAGGCCGCCACCTGGCTCGCATCCGGAAGATCGACACCATTCCTTGA